One Gloeothece verrucosa PCC 7822 DNA window includes the following coding sequences:
- a CDS encoding polysaccharide pyruvyl transferase family protein, whose amino-acid sequence MKEFVKRLLKPIISIFLFIYIAWLRLRGRFFNPRTSPSVLILPPAEPGSLGDEALVTGLLTLLEDKGIKKIGLVSYKPELQWEIYRLETYSFELRHHFLGGYLGSLIAPFYFLNAVHQYQKFYCIGADVMDGYYSLKDSLQRINFVDLATRLGIEAALVSFSFNDRQKPEIIEALNKLPLDVRICVRDPVSYERLSKLLQRPIALVADLAFLLPPVQDSPTVLTVGQWIKEQRSNNKVILGINANYKLVESLKLKTLDDLIKIYVTTLVELKSKNADFSFVLIPHDFRDTQGMKSDVGLAKGIYQALPQDLQSNCFIVPSPCSASEIKGICRQLDMVVSGRMHLAIASLGQGIPAACITYQGKFEGLFKHLELEGMTLEPEKVLQPEKLVQFLMPLIAKREEMSQYIQAKLPKIKKLSEANLGE is encoded by the coding sequence ATGAAAGAATTTGTTAAACGGCTACTCAAGCCCATTATCTCTATTTTTCTGTTTATATACATTGCTTGGCTGCGTTTGAGAGGGCGTTTTTTCAACCCTAGAACCAGTCCATCTGTATTAATTTTGCCGCCTGCTGAACCCGGTAGTCTAGGGGATGAAGCATTAGTCACTGGGCTGTTAACCTTATTAGAAGATAAAGGGATTAAAAAAATTGGCTTAGTTTCCTATAAGCCAGAACTTCAGTGGGAAATTTATCGGTTGGAAACTTACAGCTTTGAACTTAGACATCATTTTTTAGGAGGCTATCTAGGTTCCCTAATTGCTCCATTTTACTTTCTTAATGCTGTACATCAATACCAAAAATTTTATTGTATTGGTGCCGATGTAATGGACGGCTATTATTCGCTTAAAGACTCTCTTCAACGAATCAATTTTGTGGATCTAGCTACTCGTTTAGGAATAGAAGCCGCTCTGGTTAGCTTTAGTTTCAATGACCGACAAAAACCCGAAATTATAGAAGCCTTAAATAAACTCCCTTTAGATGTACGAATCTGTGTCAGAGACCCAGTTTCTTATGAAAGATTAAGTAAACTATTACAACGACCGATTGCACTTGTCGCCGATTTAGCTTTTCTTTTACCCCCGGTTCAAGATTCGCCAACTGTTCTAACAGTAGGGCAATGGATTAAGGAACAGCGTAGTAACAATAAAGTTATCCTCGGAATTAACGCTAATTATAAATTAGTGGAAAGCCTTAAATTGAAAACCTTGGATGATCTTATTAAAATATATGTCACTACTCTGGTAGAACTAAAGAGTAAAAATGCTGATTTTAGCTTTGTTTTAATTCCCCATGATTTTCGAGATACTCAAGGCATGAAAAGTGACGTGGGCTTGGCTAAAGGGATTTATCAAGCACTTCCACAAGACCTTCAGTCTAACTGTTTTATCGTCCCTAGTCCTTGTAGTGCCAGTGAAATCAAGGGAATTTGTCGTCAATTAGATATGGTGGTCAGTGGGAGAATGCACCTTGCCATTGCTAGTTTAGGACAAGGGATTCCAGCCGCTTGTATTACTTATCAAGGTAAGTTTGAAGGATTATTTAAGCACTTAGAGCTTGAAGGAATGACTCTTGAACCTGAAAAAGTTCTTCAGCCAGAAAAATTAGTCCAATTTTTGATGCCTTTAATAGCAAAAAGAGAGGAAATGAGTCAATATATTCAAGCTAAATTACCAAAAATCAAAAAACTATCTGAGGCGAATTTAGGCGAGTAG